The window CTTGTATTCTACACGACTATCGGTGCACACTTACTTCATTATGAATCAGCTGTTGTAGAACTTATGTGTTACAGCCTCATGTAACAGGTTACAAGTATTAATACATTgcatttctgtagaacacttacagttcccagcctggtctgccatctGCTGAGCAAATTGTACCGGCTCTCGCGggatgaccttttggagcagagagaggaaaaagcaaaaaatcccattcggTTTATCTGaagatcatttttaaaaagaaattctttttacaaaattaaaagttacagttccttaccagtggtgagtgttgattgtccttgggggcccagacgacttggtAATGCTGGTTGTCTTAGTACAGGAatctgacagcccttgtgaataaatgcagacagctggcaaataagctctactaaaatacaagaatcgctgcaaatgttgaaacaaagcttaccttctcttccaacaaactgctgattgACAGAGGCGAATATGGAGACGCTTCAGCAgcagtcaccagagcagcaggaggtgtaaGAGTCAcgagtggtggtggtggcagtggcagctgctgttGGTGCCAAATCTGCTGACGGTGCCTTTTTCTGTAACCggctccatttttgaagttgctcacagcctagaggcagaagaaCATTTACGAAAAGGtaatatgaaacttcagcagatacacGAACAAAAGCCTCCACAGAGTAAAATTACTTGTGTAAGTAGCTGTAAATGCTATCAATCCCAAAAGAAATCAACATGCTGATACATGAACACATCACATTAAACACTGATACTAGTGACTGGTAACTCAGAGTGTCTGTATTCAAAGTACTGCCGTGTTAACACAGAATTTGAAAGCGAGGCAATCACcttaaacaaaagcgtgacctgaatttgccagattgtctccaaggagctgtaagcttctgtgataacagataatgtactggaaaggtaaatttagccttattcaattcaaCCTTGCTTAAGCAGATGTAAATgaatatttccttccctttcagcttttgacaaagagcctattcttacaagcactttacgTAAAAGTCATCATGTTACCCGGCGTAGGCACTTGTTGGCCACtaaagcatcaggcgaaacacCTGTCTGATGACACTCTGGGCAtctatgttcctcagattccagtaaggctgttctaatacctgtgtacaattagaataatcaaaatagcatttagccaaactaaggaagttttgggcatTCTAATCAACTATAAAAACACGTATATGATCAAcaggtgaatatggtcttgaatggaGAGCAGGAAGCTATAAAGGTTCAATAgcgtaaaaaatttctagtatgcagcaaataactctaGAGTTTTGGTATGTCACTGTTGTAACATTTGAAGATGTAgagtaggctgtgtcttgatgtttcagctAGTCTTCTTCCCACTACATAGTACAGTGAGAAGTCTCTaccctcaaggttaatgaataaaacttgtctcaaaaaaacaaatagtcggttcaaaaaaccattactaggttcgagttctgaaggttttaagcaactctcccgtggagaaaaATGGGGATTAAATGCCTCTAACTATCCATTTGTTGCAGACCACCATAACTCACCAGAGCTGGCTATATAGTTTTgcatgagagaaagggctgtgggcaaACTAAATGCACTCAATATCCAATACTGCAATCGCCTGCACAACCAGCCACTCCTCTCATACTCATCCTTCCGCATGTAAATTTaactaaaaagctattttttttactattcatttatttaactattacagctctctggctttttttccccttcctaggAGAAGAGCCCTTTCCTATTCAGGGTATACTTAAgtataaaatagaactggtaacaaagtaatttctctacctcctctttctgctttcagaagagcagatgtgctgttttgaattaacaAACATGGGAGTTCACACTTACATTCATCACagtaactgtttccacagcagggaataatagctgcatcagtcattatctccttacaaatgagacataaaatCTCATCTGGAATAGGAgcatctgaggaggaagaggatggctccTCCGGTAAAAAGGGAGGATTTTCCTTCTTCgttctagcataagcttccctggaggaggggtgggaaggaaaaagaaacaaattaagggtgggtaaaggaaaacttttccaagctttggatattatgaaaggaagacaggagatggaattcttctcactccacattagccttctaaaacatagGCATTCAGTTGAAACTACTTTTCTGTCGCCACCACACTAgaatagggaggggggaacaattttCCCGCTGCAGAGCTCTCCTATTCAGTGGATCAACAAAGAAATTAGCTCAGATGagctggtgggttgagataaggacaggagagatcactcaccaattatcgtCATGagaaaaacagactcagcttggggaaaattaactcaatttattacaaatcaacctgagtagggtaatgagaaataaaaccaaatctcagaacaccttccctccacccctctcttcttcccaggcacagctttactcccgaattctctacctaccctccCCCCCGcagcggcgcagagggacagggaatgggggttacggtcagctcatcacaccttgtctctgccgctccttcctcctcagggggaaaactcctcactcttcccctactccagtgcagggtccctcccacgggagacagttctccatgaacttctccagcatgggtccttcccacgggctgcagttcttcacaaactgctccagcatgtgtcccttccatgggctgcagtccttcaggagcacactgctccagcgtgggtcccccacagtgtcacaagtcctgccagaaaacctgccccgtgggctcctctccacagatccgcaggtcctgccaggagcctgctccagcgcgggcttcccacggggtcacagcctccttcgggaacccacctgctccggcgtggggtcctccacgggctgcaggtggagatctgctccaccgtggacctccctggactgcagggggacagcctgcctcaccagggtcttccccaggggctgcaggggaatctctgctccggcgcctggagcatctcctccccctccttctgcactgaccttggtgtctgcaggcttgtttctcttacatgttctcactcctctctccggctgctgttttccctctgtcccaactttttttcccttcttaaaaacgttatcacagaggcattaccactatcactgattgcctcagccttggccggtggcgggtccatcttagagccggctggtattggctctcttgAACATAGGGGAaggttccagcagcttcttacagaagccacccctgtaaccccccctgctaccaaaaccttgccacacaaagccaatacacacgTTTACGCACGGTTTCTCTCGTTCACTTTTTGGTCGGTCCAATTAATTCCGTACTTACACATTAACACATGGTATtgtgtattttccagtttttgttaGCATAACACCCTCCACACTGGGATCTTTCACCTCCACCAAGAGACTCCTTGGAATTCCCGTGCTCTTTTTCATTCTGGGCACAGACCCAAAACTTTCATCCTGTTGAGAcaagaaatgcagacataccGCATcttaagacccacacttaaaatgacacttcaatgattattttaagcagcaagagcctttaatcctctccttttacctagcagAAGGGTCGCTCgactaaaatacttcttttcctaaatgaataCAGCCAGGATGTTCCGAAGGTTAGAGCAGTGTTTTGAACTCAGCCGACATTCTTTGGCTTACCCTCAGGTTCCTTAAGGGTGAAACAccccttagctcaccatccactcagagaagagacacaaactcgctcctcatcctccagagggcaattcagagggagagcttaattcagtgctctgaatCACTCACTGGGGAAACTTACGTTCACCATCTCTATATGAAGGCTAAATTCATACCTCATGCATGTACATTCAGTGACTAACTTTAAACGGCATGAAGACGCAACCAGAGgcttgtctaattaaaacacacaaatgttcaGTAGATGGGGTCAACAGAAACATCTTCTTATtatacaaaatactaaaaactatgaactgtcattaaaaagagttaaaaccagaaacacTTCCAATCAAATTGAAAAGTACAAAAACACGCATGCAAGTTCACAGAGAAAGATCTATGGACACATTTCATGTCCAtgacctagaaaaaagaaaattttacatttctaattccAGGTTTCCCTTGAAttctgaagggctttgcaacattgccatataagCTCTGTATTTCACCCCAAGAGAAACAATGCTTCACATGAGCATTCATGTACTTGTTACCTAACTGCCagggtaaaacaattaaaaaccaagtaacaccagaagtcccccacaatcttaccccatttgttgGGCAGTTCTTTATGGAATGGCCAGGTTTTCTGCAACGATGGCAAGTATATGATGATGGAGgtggacccaagggtttcttcatgtaactacaagattttggggaagaaaagaacaaggtatGCATGTGTCTCTCTTGTTCAACCAAACACCTCTACAGTTTTttccataatcttcaaagaacagatctgACAATATCAACACTTACTTGGTTGGATCATATTGACGGCTGGACTGTATCatcatagtttttattttatcctcttcagaagcattggcttcagccagattggaagtctgtttaacaggcaattatttgacacgcacattagaaacacgtttaagcccacacagccaaagacaacaccgctcacccagtcctgtaaagagcagcacaacgctagcagaggttgcatgaaaacagctgcttagagacaataccgttgtcctgaagatgttctggggagcccTTACACCGTTATTACATGGTGTTTGTGTGCTACAAGAGCTACTTGACAAGAGCGTtcttgggcactcaaaaccttaggctctgtttgtaccttacagaaagacttgCGTAACCAACCCAATGGTCTTCCAAGTGGACCGAAGGCATATGTAGACAACATTACAcaatccagtatttttaaggtgatttttaagctccagcctctttgaagaagacatccactgtacatttaattcagaaagatgcatgcaagtatccttatttacattttgcagcattaaaaaaagggacacacaactttttgcttgctgaaatgcagcttcccacacagaagcattaaaaggaAGCAAGCTTTCTATAATccctcagcaagacaaaagataCTTGTCACTACAAATTTGACCATCATGGCTGGAGGCAGTCCACACTGCATGTTTCCCCCTCTACTAACTTCTTCATATTAAGTGATTTAAGTACAGGAAgcacaacctgcattttttttccagttgactgtgtccttttcacatacaaattGTAATATCAACCTTATGCAGAAATAGACCTTTCAAATTAATgaagccagctgttttttcaaagcagtatttgttccaatgtttttatttcacactagtcCAGATCCAAGCAGGGTCTAAGGGAGAGGCTGTAAAGGATGGGGACCTTCAAGCACCTAGCATTCAGACCAACCACTCAGATCAACCACTCATGGTTCTGTTTTTATATGCGTTCATTCACAGAAGCAACCAACTAGTTTCAACATTCTATTAAATGGATGTTTCATAGACACCATTTTTTCCTCCGCAGTAACATAATCCAGATCAACGCCTATGAAatcatttcctttaacatttacagaaaactttacagatacttgactaatttctttgaacccaaacagtttacaaaacacatccaaaacccacaacacattAGTAGGAATAGACCAAAATTCAGATATGGCATTTCACACGTAGTAATAATAAACCAGAAAACTCTTAACATATCACCTCCATGCCAAGCCAGTCTGCACTAAAGAGCTCAGAGTAAGTAACAGGTTTCAGCTGCTTTACATTAcgttcctgtatttttctgaaatactgaaattctcTCAAAAGCTTAAATGTGTACACCACAAGGACACTTCTTCATATTTTAGAGTTAAATTGGGCATAAGTTTACAGAACCAAGGACATGTTTAGGGACAGCACTAATGGAGACCAAGTTCTTTTGGTGGCTACcttccaaacattttttcccGCCTCCCCAGATGCAcacaatttaatttcttcagtgagaAGGGAAAGAAGTGACCAGTGTGAAGAGATTCCTCTTTCTTGGAAATGAactccagccttcattttcagaagagagaactAGCTCCTCTGCATTAGGCCCTGCCTTCTCTAAGCTTTGCAAATGTAAAGACTAGTTATTTCATTGGCGAGCACTATGCCTTTTCACAAAGTGCAGCCAGtagtgctttcccagaggaaggtACACATTGTTGAGCGAAAAATGCAAGCAGTTCCATTAAAACATGGCATTACAACAGTTCCAGAAGGTCACATCTGCTAATATGCCACATATACACATCGGTGTATTCCTAGAAACAATCAGGTGCACTTTCACACTTTACACAGGCTGCATTCAAACAAATTAGATTATGTTGTCTACCGTCTATATACTAGTATTTATGAAACTGTGCAGCATTAAAAGAATGGATCTGTAACTTTAATGGCTCGAAATTCAAAAACAGCCATGCAATTGTCCATGTTACAGAAACGATTCTCTTTTGGCTGTTGCACGCTCCCCCCTCCAAATGGCCGTAACTTACAGCCCATTCAATTCTTCTGTAAAAACTGTTGGTttccaatgcaaaattaatgaatCATATGAGAAATGGCgaacagcttctgaaatgctgcttctctgtgtctggaaGATGCGTAATAGTGCAACATTACGTTGAGGCTGATAAGGTACTCCCCTTCTATCTTCCCATAGTGGGAACTACTCTTTACAGGCTAGTACCAAAatagacacacattttaaagttaaaatgaatactttaaatgaataaaaaataaattacagttttgTTCCCATTACAACAGTTATCCAGCTATAGATCACAGTATAAGgttttaagaaacaaagcaaacactttttttcttttaagaatttgacaagaatatatacatataccttAGCAAGGTGGGCCagagaaagagatgcaggagaCTCATCTATCtgttcacaaaaaattaaacacatattcaaGTTCTACAGTCAAAACATAGCAATAGTTAACGTCTACTGTAGTCTGAAAGTCTGCACTATATCCTCTGAGTGCCACTGACAGGGGCACTGCCAACCCCGTGGAATTTGTGTTTgctcaaaacaaagtccaaaccTATGGCACCTTAAGAGTGCCTGTGTGGTTaatgagaagaaactaaaataagcaaACCCGCACGACATCAACTTACTGCTCCACACTATCTCAGAGAGGGACCCTTGTCAAAGGCTCACATCTGtcaattttcagctaaaaaggaTTTCGGTTTATTTGAGAAGGAAGCATCACTACAGGAGACTTATTTGCGGTGTAGCTTGTAAATTAATCAGTTAACATCTCATCACTTCTAAATGCACACAGTTATGCTTTTATGAAGGCAGTAGCTGCCTGGCAAAATCAAGCACAGGCGTATCGGCCCTCAACCATGAACTCTTCCCCTCCTGTCACGAAGTTTAAAAATGCCAAACTCACCATACCCCACAACacccaaataaaaacaccaagccAGAACATCAGCCATGAAAGTAAACCACCACtttgtctagaaaaaaacccgactgctcaaattagtgaaataaaggtgtttcccatgacagagcagcctacaaaaacagagaatactgatgtcttgtattttattagaCCACAGGCCATACTATCCAAATTAGTTTGGGAAGCGTGAGAATTTAATATTACGCTCCTTACTAtcagagcaaaaccaatttttaatgaTGGTGAAAACACGGAGTCAGAGCacagtcctgtaatttttttctccactgcaacCACACTCCTCCCTCCCACTGACCTCCTGGAACACCCTGCAGGAGTCAAGCCCTCAGGCCACTAGTTTCTAATAGGCTGCAGTGTTTACTGAGAACTaatagtgaaatgctgcttttccacaagtaAACAGGGTAACACTTAGCTTGTTCCTTTTCCAGAATATGGAATTATATTATGCCACAAGCAGCAGTTAAGCTTACACTAGCAAAACATGATCAGAAAGACACCTGAATCACTGCTTATTAGGTCTTCAGTTGTTcaaaaatgtagaataaagtGTCACGGCATAAACTGAACAGCTCTCCTCAAGACGTCACTAAATGGATCGGAGGAGAGATTAAAACCCTTCCTTGGAAAAAAGCCCTTGTCCTTTATTACCTAAAGTTGCAGAAGAattcaagggagcagttttagcaGATTCTGGGGACAAAATATTTACAGGCAAAAGATGCTTCCTCACTCCAGTTAATCATGTCTTCTCTAGATGTTTAGGAAAGCACAGACAACATGACTCTAACACTAACTGAAACATTCGTGAAAACGTGCCTTTGGAGAGGAGCACCCTGATCTGGAACAAGAGGCCGCCTTTCCACTGCAAACCTTACCAGAAGATTCAACTCTCCTCCCCTTCACAACATTTGGTACCCACCCACTTCTGTCAAAAGGGAAGTCTGATCAAGTATTTTGAAGCTTCATGCCCCACATGCCACTCTTCTTCACGTGTGGAAAAACAGGCCTATGTTCTCTCATGGCAGGCACAACCATTATCACTTTGCgggttttcagaagcaaacaaggaattGGGAAAGCTCTCTATTGGAGTCTGGCATTAAACAGGCTAGTATTGACCAGTAACTGAAACATAACAGTTCATAGTAGtccttgtatttttttaggaagcCGTTATTCTATGGCCTGCAGGCAACAGTCTGATTACTTAAAGGAGATGAAAGCGCTCCTTTCTATGAACAGTTACcacaagcagcaaagagaaaattcaTGTACTATTTAGGACGTTTGCCCAACGGCCATCTTCCAATGATCCTACATTCTTgtgtctttggttttttcctttgaatttctactgaagtatttcctgCCAGTCCCTCCAATCGGTCAAGTAGAAACAACACCTCCATGAAACTTGTACACAAACCTAAGgtaatactgcagaagaattggggaaaaaaacccaaaccaaaaaaaaatcccacccaaagtAAGCGaataaagaaaaccctcaaaaaaccagAATCAACAGTCAATGTATCAACtcccatttcagacagaagactaaacagaaactcacataaagcaagtgggaaaggggacagaaaataggaggaaaaggctAATCTCACTGCCGgagtgctgcatttaaattacagtggtttcCTAAAACCCAATAGCttggttaaactgaaaattcagccaCGAAGGATCACAGCTGTGCTTGACGGTGCTAAAACAATGCGCAtgactctctgcatttctgcagcctctgaggaCTAATACCAGCTAGAGCTCcttgcagttactgaaatagGAATACGAAAACAAATAGGACTCACTTTCTTGATTTGGCAGTAGGAACAGtaggacagcagcacagatttggaaGTGTAGAATGACAGCTAACGTAAGAGCAAGACAATTAAGAAATAGTCAAAGTATAAGTTTTTgtgcatcctttttaaaaaaaaatctggactgattttaacattgctgctttactgTTCAACAATAATTGGCAAGCCTTCCCAGTGATTTATTCAGACCACGCTAAgatccaggttttgctttgaaatacatgcagaaagatgtttatttcaaataacaaaacaaaacaacccccccacacacacactttagaCCAAGACCTGAGTTAGCTTTAAGAATACCGCTAACTGTGCTCCAACACTAAAAGCACCTgaggctgcagtgcttttactctGTGAGGAGggcgggggacgggacacgacgaCTTGTACAGAGAGATGCAAGGCTTCTACCCTCCCTATGGCTACCCACAACCCACATCAGGTACCGTCAGAGCAAACaagaagggaacagttttgctttgtcttccttttaattAGTTCTAACTAACACTaagtcttccctcccactccaggatttttcctttcttaaaaaaaaatttttttggagaCATCTATCTAAGCTTATGGTAAGATGCTACTtagaaatgtaatacaaagaCACCAGGGAACACACGAGGCTGAAAGAATGGTAACCTTATTGATGAAGATGAGATTTATGTTTATACACAAGCtagtaaacaaagagaaaactaactctttccaagaaataaaaccccatctcAATTAGATCAAATACTATAAACGTGGTTTACATAAATGCGTTACATTAACTGCTGGCGTCACTGGGCTCACAGTGACAGGCTTTCATgtccaaaaaggaatttgaacCAGTCAGTGATAGAATTATGGAAGTCAGGTTTAGGCTTAGTGGTTTTACACCAACGTACAAGAAGTTTTCCACTTTAAGTTCATTGTATACCATTCCACGAGAATCAGAGGCTGTATTCTTCAGAGAACACAACCCCAGAGCTCATGCATTTCTAGATTAAGTTACCCGAACAGCTGATCAAGGGATCAGATCCAATGATCCAGGGTTAGTGCAAAGCCTCACACCATTCTagtgaagaaaaaagcagttagACTTCAAGATGAAAGATAAAAACCAACAAATAGGAATTTTTACATTATAAGggctattttgaaaagcacagttacacCTAGCCTTCGACCCAAGTCGCAAATCCAGATCTAGACCATTACCGGTTAGGTATTTCCTGGTGTGACTGCTCTCTAGTTTAGCAGCCAAATGACAGTGTTTTCTAACCTGAAGAAAAATCCTGCcccttttccaaatggaaattcaGAGTGGGGGTATACTAAAGAAAGGCTTAACCTTTGGGAAATCAAAGCAGCATCCAACCCCGAAGCCACCCAGATCCAAAAATGTACTGcaggcagaagttcagaaaaatgtcaGGGATTTTACCCACAAATACACCAGGCTCTAACCTTGTGTCAAAATCTGTACACTGGgttttagatattttcatttgcagacaaaCTATTAAACTAAACTGCTTCATCAGATAGAGTGGAAAGATCAAATGCAGAACTTCCGAATACCACTTTGCGTAGCAACCATATTTAAATCCATGGCAATCTCTTAAAGACGCACATGTACTCAGAGGGGCCCAAATAATATCACTTCAATTATACACTTTTAGGAACAAATACCCAAGCATTTAAggacatgaaaaggaaacatttagctgCACGTGACTATCCTCAAAATGTATGGGATATGTTGGTTTGGGTATTTGTTTGGACCCCCAGGTCAAAAGTAAGAAACAGTACCAAGTTTAACCACAGTGGTTTCTCAGGGGgttttgataacattttcaaaacccattaggaaaagagtattttaaaaaaaaagctaagtgatataatgtggaaatggcagaaaattcactccaaacaatttggattgcaagaaacaaaaagcacaaaacaacctacaaacaaaacaatgtacaAACATACACATTACTAGCTATACACAGATGTAGAACATGGCACCACGTTCAGTTGTGCAAACCTCGGACCTACATGACCTAAAAGCGATCATACATTACCTGTGCAACACAAAGTCGTACAGGAAATATTCTAGCATACTCAATGTGAAATGCAATGCATCACTAGGCACCAATACCAATATTTACATTAGAACTGTGCAAATGATGGCATTACCCAGTTTTTCCTACGCCGAATCAAAGACATTGTCTTTACAACATAGACCAGGTTTTACTGGAATacataattagttaatgtttggaaAATTAATACAAGGCTACGTTGTTTAGAATTAAGAGCCGTGtgtagaaaaaagtgtgagattgtgtttttacatactgcttttgatgttccactcactgcctcagtacgacttctggaagaagaaaagaaggtgatCAGAATTTCAAGTAAAGCACTTGTACCCAGCATAAAGCAGTGACAACAGATTATGAAACCTGAACCTCAAAACATTATGTTCTGATAGTCTAGGGAATGGGAAATGTATTCATATACCTAAACTGTTCTCTCTTGGCACATTCAgtgcaactaaaaaaacccaacaacccaaccCAAATCCCGTTTCTACTTTGTCACAAATTAAGATGTACAGTTACAGAACACAACAGTGCAAGAGGAAGTCCTcaggtattttgtctctgctgcgTCAGTATCAAAAAGATGACGTCTGTCTCACAGCTTGGTGTTCTTAAATAATCAACTATCAAAATACAGAGGCAACTTTAACCAATCTGTACATATCTAGTATTACAAATGGGTACCAGATACAG is drawn from Accipiter gentilis unplaced genomic scaffold, bAccGen1.1, whole genome shotgun sequence and contains these coding sequences:
- the LOC126037051 gene encoding E3 ubiquitin-protein ligase RBBP6-like, which produces MSCVHYKFFSRLNYDTVTFDGLYISLRDLKLQIMVREKLTAASCDLLITNAQTKEEYTDGNALIRRNSSVIVRRIPAGGVKVTSKTFVVSRPPPSSQSKSTSPASLSLAHLAKTSNLAEANASEEDKIKTMMIQSSRQYDPTNYMKKPLGPPPSSYTCHRCRKPGHSIKNCPTNGDESFGSVPRMKKSTGIPRSLLVEVKDPSVEGVMLTKTGKYTIPCVNVEAYARTKKENPPFLPEEPSSSSSDAPIPDEILCLICKEIMTDAAIIPCCGNSYCDECIRTALLESEEHRCPECHQTGVSPDALVANKCLRRAVSNFKNGAGYRKRHRQQIWHQQQLPLPPPPLVTLTPPAALVTAAEASPYSPLSISSLLEEKGCQIPVLRQPALPSRLGPQGQSTLTTEGHPARAGTICSADGRPGWELGPNRGRLHSECTQRTQAPALPESTPVFVPVPPAPLYPPAHHALLLPLGVPPPPFPPQFPPGQPPSAGGKKKSKRDEFASDIAKELMERKKIPKERRHSFSRSKPPYIASSYSRSFYTYSKSRSASSPSRSHSGSFCRSHLHSYSPSRLYPRRGKGKSRNYCSRSRSPDARVPYQLPKEEVTNGGEGENLKEVQEGPPMGTQLLG